The following proteins are encoded in a genomic region of Dokdonia donghaensis DSW-1:
- a CDS encoding tRNA (cytidine(34)-2'-O)-methyltransferase translates to MMLNIVLINPEIPNNTGNIGRLALGSGCKLHLVKPFGFEIDDTRLKRAGLDYWQHLDVQYYDSIEDFFEKNAFAKMAFLSSHGTKSHYDIPFEEDLFLVFGKESKGLPKEITEKHPDQLYKIPLFSEHIRSLNLANSVGIVAYEGIRQLNL, encoded by the coding sequence ATTATGCTCAATATTGTACTCATCAATCCAGAAATCCCAAACAACACAGGTAACATAGGTAGGCTTGCCCTCGGTTCTGGCTGCAAGTTGCACCTTGTAAAACCCTTTGGTTTTGAGATAGACGACACCCGCCTTAAACGCGCAGGTCTTGACTACTGGCAGCATCTAGACGTACAGTATTATGATAGTATAGAAGATTTTTTTGAGAAGAACGCTTTCGCGAAAATGGCCTTTCTCTCAAGTCACGGCACAAAATCACATTATGACATTCCTTTTGAAGAAGACCTATTTCTCGTCTTTGGAAAAGAATCTAAAGGCCTCCCAAAAGAAATCACCGAAAAACACCCCGACCAACTTTATAAAATCCCATTATTTAGCGAGCACATCAGAAGTTTAAATCTCGCAAATTCCGTGGGAATTGTGGCTTATGAGGGGATTAGGCAGTTGAATTTATAG
- a CDS encoding BamA/TamA family outer membrane protein, translating into MIYLIAIVLFTVGNTQTAQAQDFEKIKEFFTFHPNHKAVAKDSTLYASKFIAAPVMSYSPETNFAFGTGAKYLFKFNGSGEETRVSNMPITLQYTLNSQFFVYSGFEIFTNQEKWVIEGNILFQNYPRLFYGFGTNSPESAEEEYNYYQLLVEPIFLKQAFTRYLFVGAGVRFNHIYSVDIEEGGLIDQTRPTGYDGSTSLGVEVAALYDNRNNVLNAQNGWYLETTRGQYFEALGGTHNFDLTRFDLRHYTKPFADKDDIIAFQMVGRFTRGDLPFSEFSFLGGSEIMRGYREGRYVGRDLLASQVEYRKTFKNSRFGAVLFAGGGDIYNDVSDFQFKNLKPTYGGGLRFMIDKEERLNLRFDVGFGRGSSEFYLGIAEAF; encoded by the coding sequence TTGATATATCTTATTGCCATCGTACTTTTTACGGTAGGTAATACACAGACGGCACAGGCACAGGATTTTGAAAAAATTAAAGAGTTTTTTACGTTTCACCCTAACCACAAGGCCGTTGCAAAAGATAGTACTTTATATGCATCTAAGTTTATAGCGGCACCAGTAATGAGCTACAGCCCGGAGACAAATTTTGCCTTTGGGACGGGTGCAAAATATCTATTTAAATTTAACGGTAGTGGGGAGGAGACGCGTGTGTCTAATATGCCTATCACGCTGCAGTACACGCTTAATAGTCAGTTTTTTGTTTATTCTGGATTTGAGATTTTTACAAACCAAGAGAAGTGGGTGATAGAAGGTAATATCCTTTTTCAAAATTACCCAAGACTGTTTTATGGTTTTGGCACAAACTCACCAGAAAGTGCAGAGGAGGAGTATAATTATTACCAGTTGCTAGTGGAGCCTATCTTTTTAAAACAGGCTTTTACACGTTACCTTTTTGTAGGTGCAGGTGTACGATTTAATCACATTTACTCGGTTGATATAGAAGAGGGCGGACTTATAGATCAAACTAGACCTACGGGTTATGATGGGTCTACATCACTAGGTGTTGAAGTAGCTGCACTGTATGATAACAGAAATAATGTGCTTAATGCTCAAAATGGGTGGTACCTCGAGACGACGAGAGGTCAATATTTTGAGGCGCTAGGAGGTACACATAATTTTGATTTGACACGTTTTGATTTAAGACATTATACAAAGCCATTTGCAGATAAAGATGATATTATTGCCTTCCAGATGGTGGGAAGATTTACGCGTGGTGACTTACCGTTTTCTGAGTTTTCTTTTCTTGGAGGTAGTGAGATTATGCGTGGTTATAGAGAAGGTCGTTATGTAGGTAGAGATTTGCTAGCAAGCCAGGTAGAATATAGAAAGACGTTTAAGAACTCTCGTTTTGGTGCTGTATTATTTGCTGGTGGAGGTGATATCTATAATGATGTGAGCGATTTTCAGTTTAAGAACTTAAAACCTACCTATGGAGGTGGTCTTCGTTTTATGATAGATAAGGAAGAGCGTCTCAATCTTCGTTTTGATGTAGGTTTTGGTAGAGGATCTAGTGAGTTTTACTTGGGGATTGCAGAGGCATTTTAA
- a CDS encoding M24 family metallopeptidase, with protein MLKPVLFFLTIFLVCSCAQQQEPEVAVNPETYWGENPWPDIRKKRINQLLPQALKTAEVDCWMTICRENNNDPIADHIGGENAGGTAVFLFYNDTTGFHSKVFSPSGEATALDDLDIHEEVVSVERGTSAIEQASDFIKTKDFKSIAINTSSKNVMADGLTHTQYEEIATALGDETSKLVSSEEVVYEWLSIKLPEEVAILRKAAKLTAQWQIEVYEQVVPGTSTDADIAKYLKQRMTEYGVTDGWAPAQNPNVNSGPDRGHSHATDKVIMPGDVIQIDFGIKVYDRWVTDIQRFAYVLNEGESEAPDEIMHYWESSKAGNRAALAAMQPGVKGVDVDRAQRVLMEKAGSDYVMWSTGHPVGYVAHDVGPNLGGSQASHVRPASEKVIKEGMTFAFDGFHSWKLANGGVKTMSVEEMAVVTENGAEYLIAPQEELVIISN; from the coding sequence ATGCTTAAACCTGTACTCTTTTTTCTTACCATTTTTTTAGTTTGTAGTTGTGCTCAACAACAAGAACCAGAAGTTGCCGTAAATCCAGAAACGTACTGGGGAGAAAATCCTTGGCCAGACATTAGAAAGAAGCGTATCAACCAGCTATTACCGCAAGCACTCAAAACTGCAGAGGTAGATTGCTGGATGACTATTTGTAGAGAAAATAATAATGATCCCATTGCAGATCACATAGGAGGAGAAAATGCTGGAGGCACCGCCGTATTTTTATTCTACAACGACACAACTGGTTTTCACTCTAAAGTGTTCTCACCTTCTGGAGAAGCAACTGCGCTAGATGATCTAGATATACACGAGGAGGTCGTGAGTGTAGAGCGAGGAACCTCTGCTATTGAGCAAGCTTCAGATTTTATCAAAACAAAAGATTTTAAAAGTATTGCCATAAACACATCTTCAAAAAATGTGATGGCAGACGGGCTTACGCATACACAGTATGAAGAAATTGCTACTGCCTTAGGTGACGAAACCTCAAAACTAGTATCCTCTGAGGAGGTTGTCTATGAGTGGTTATCTATAAAGCTACCAGAAGAAGTTGCCATCTTAAGGAAAGCAGCAAAGCTCACTGCCCAGTGGCAGATTGAAGTCTACGAGCAAGTAGTACCTGGCACATCTACAGATGCAGACATTGCAAAATATTTAAAACAAAGAATGACGGAGTATGGCGTGACAGATGGATGGGCACCTGCTCAAAATCCTAATGTAAATTCTGGGCCAGACCGTGGGCACTCGCACGCTACAGATAAAGTAATTATGCCTGGTGATGTGATACAAATAGATTTTGGCATCAAAGTATATGACAGGTGGGTGACAGATATACAGCGATTTGCCTATGTTTTAAATGAAGGAGAGAGCGAGGCTCCAGATGAGATTATGCACTACTGGGAAAGTTCTAAAGCTGGAAATAGGGCAGCACTCGCTGCGATGCAACCTGGGGTAAAAGGAGTAGATGTAGATAGAGCCCAGCGCGTACTTATGGAAAAAGCAGGGTCTGACTATGTGATGTGGAGCACGGGCCACCCAGTAGGCTATGTCGCTCACGATGTAGGACCTAACCTAGGAGGTTCTCAAGCATCACACGTGAGACCAGCCTCAGAAAAAGTGATCAAGGAAGGGATGACGTTTGCCTTTGACGGTTTTCACTCTTGGAAACTAGCAAACGGTGGTGTAAAAACAATGTCTGTAGAGGAGATGGCCGTAGTAACAGAAAATGGAGCAGAGTATCTTATCGCTCCACAAGAAGAACTTGTTATTATCTCAAATTAA
- a CDS encoding glycosyltransferase family 2 protein, with protein MAVNQPLVSIIMAVKDTAPYLHDCINSIINQTYQNWELIAVNDHSTDETPEILAAFAKQDARVRVFDSDGYKLIPTLQCGYREVRGTLLNRMDSDDKMPDYKIQLLVDEWHKYGKGHVIAGGTEHFVDEGEVGDGFLRYERWLNEVAKTSTHYQQIYKECVIPSHCWMIHKDDFDAVGAFDPVIYPEDYDLCFRMYKHGLKVIGIDAILHHWRDRSNRISRTWDEYKDNRYFDMKMRFFYEIDRDKKRPLILWGAGRNGKDMAKILQSYNDTFHWVSNNEKQIGKDIYGVRMQSFTEVPSIENAQIMIVVSSPDGKKEIQALLDAWGKKAVKDYWFFA; from the coding sequence GTGGCAGTAAATCAACCCCTCGTATCTATCATAATGGCCGTAAAAGACACGGCTCCATATCTACACGATTGTATAAACTCAATTATAAACCAGACGTATCAAAACTGGGAACTTATTGCTGTAAATGATCACAGTACAGATGAGACTCCAGAGATTCTTGCGGCATTTGCAAAGCAAGATGCACGCGTTCGTGTTTTTGACAGTGATGGCTATAAACTCATCCCCACATTACAATGTGGATACAGAGAAGTGCGCGGGACCCTGCTCAACAGGATGGACTCTGATGATAAAATGCCAGATTATAAAATTCAGCTTCTCGTAGATGAGTGGCATAAGTATGGAAAAGGGCACGTGATTGCTGGAGGTACAGAGCACTTTGTAGATGAGGGCGAGGTAGGTGATGGTTTTTTACGCTATGAGCGCTGGCTTAATGAGGTGGCGAAAACAAGCACACACTACCAGCAGATTTACAAAGAGTGTGTTATCCCGTCACATTGCTGGATGATTCATAAAGATGATTTTGATGCCGTAGGTGCTTTTGACCCTGTTATCTATCCAGAAGATTATGATTTGTGTTTCCGTATGTATAAGCACGGGCTCAAAGTTATAGGCATAGATGCCATACTTCACCACTGGCGTGATCGCTCTAACCGTATCTCACGCACGTGGGATGAGTATAAAGACAATCGCTATTTTGATATGAAAATGCGTTTCTTCTATGAGATAGATCGTGATAAAAAACGACCACTCATACTCTGGGGTGCCGGCCGAAATGGTAAGGATATGGCTAAAATTTTACAATCGTATAATGACACCTTTCACTGGGTTTCAAATAATGAGAAGCAAATAGGTAAAGACATTTACGGTGTACGTATGCAATCTTTTACAGAAGTTCCGTCTATAGAAAATGCGCAGATTATGATTGTAGTCTCCTCTCCGGATGGAAAGAAGGAAATACAAGCACTACTCGATGCCTGGGGTAAAAAAGCCGTTAAAGATTACTGGTTTTTTGCTTAG
- a CDS encoding NAD-dependent epimerase/dehydratase family protein → MQITSLVTGGAGFIGSHVARHLLALRHQVIILDDLSGGFTSNVPQGAIFIEGSITDTTLINEIFAQHHIDYIYHLAAYAAEGLSHFIRKFNYENNLIGSINLINAAVNNNIKKFIFTSSIAVYGTQELPLKELQKPQPEDPYGIAKYAIEMDLDNAHKMFGLDYIIFRPHNVYGPGQNIGDKYRNVVGIFMNQISKGEPLTIFGDGNQTRAFTYIDDVAPYIAASYAFAKADNQIFNIGADTENTVNDLAKEVGVAMEREVTINHLEQREEVVHAYADHSKFTEIFSPKPATTLAQGLQETAKWVTQHGARESGTFDPIEITKNLPKSWQ, encoded by the coding sequence ATGCAAATAACCTCATTAGTTACCGGTGGCGCTGGCTTTATAGGAAGCCACGTTGCTCGTCATTTACTAGCTTTACGTCACCAAGTAATCATACTTGACGACCTCTCTGGCGGCTTTACAAGCAATGTTCCTCAAGGTGCGATTTTTATAGAAGGAAGCATTACAGACACCACACTTATAAATGAAATATTTGCACAACATCATATAGATTACATCTACCATCTAGCCGCATATGCCGCCGAAGGGTTGAGCCATTTTATACGTAAGTTCAACTACGAGAATAACCTCATTGGGAGCATCAACCTCATTAATGCAGCTGTTAATAATAACATAAAGAAGTTCATCTTTACGAGCTCTATTGCGGTGTATGGAACTCAAGAATTACCACTTAAAGAATTGCAAAAACCACAACCCGAAGACCCTTATGGTATTGCAAAATATGCGATAGAGATGGATCTGGATAATGCACATAAAATGTTTGGGCTAGACTATATTATCTTTCGCCCGCACAATGTGTATGGGCCTGGGCAAAATATCGGAGATAAGTATCGAAATGTGGTGGGTATATTTATGAATCAGATATCAAAGGGCGAACCGCTTACCATCTTTGGCGACGGAAATCAAACCCGTGCTTTTACCTACATAGATGATGTGGCACCTTATATTGCGGCTAGTTACGCTTTCGCGAAAGCGGACAACCAAATCTTTAACATAGGCGCAGACACCGAAAACACGGTAAATGATCTAGCTAAAGAAGTAGGAGTTGCTATGGAAAGAGAAGTGACTATCAACCACCTTGAACAGCGCGAGGAAGTAGTACACGCCTATGCAGACCACTCAAAATTTACAGAAATCTTTAGCCCAAAACCAGCCACAACACTTGCACAAGGATTACAAGAAACCGCAAAATGGGTGACTCAACACGGCGCGAGAGAAAGTGGTACTTTTGACCCTATAGAAATCACAAAAAACCTTCCAAAATCGTGGCAGTAA
- a CDS encoding sterol desaturase family protein, which yields MQTLLWIFVFVMTFVIMEFLAWATHKYVMHGFLWSLHQDHHHKKHNSWWEKNDLFFIFYALVSIGCFLLWQYEGVWIGLPIGLGIFAYGLAYFGVHDIFIHQRFKLFRNANGWYGKALRRAHKMHHKHLGKDDGESFGMLFPPVKYFKQARASKR from the coding sequence ATGCAAACATTACTTTGGATCTTCGTTTTTGTTATGACTTTTGTCATTATGGAATTTCTAGCCTGGGCAACGCATAAATATGTTATGCACGGCTTTTTATGGTCTTTACACCAAGACCACCACCATAAAAAACACAACTCTTGGTGGGAAAAAAATGACCTCTTCTTTATCTTTTACGCGTTAGTTTCAATAGGCTGTTTCCTATTGTGGCAGTACGAAGGCGTATGGATAGGTTTACCTATAGGCTTAGGTATTTTTGCCTATGGTCTTGCCTACTTTGGTGTGCACGACATCTTTATTCATCAGCGATTTAAGTTGTTTCGCAATGCAAATGGATGGTACGGTAAAGCATTAAGAAGAGCACATAAAATGCACCACAAACACCTAGGCAAAGATGATGGAGAATCTTTCGGGATGCTATTTCCTCCAGTAAAATATTTTAAGCAAGCGAGAGCAAGCAAGAGATAA
- a CDS encoding phytoene/squalene synthase family protein yields MKSLFDTVSRSCAKVVTQSYSTSFASATKMLAPCIRQDIYNIYGFVRFADEIVDSFHDYDKPTLFKRFEEDLEHALTDKISLNPILNAFQETVHKYDIDPAHIASFMKSMRLDLTKLDYLTDAEYKEYIYGSADVVGLMCLTVFVKGDKEKYESLRDSAMSLGSAFQKVNFLRDLKADFEGLSRTYFPNTNLVNLDEASKQRIIEEIEEDFTKGLAGINRLPIEAKFGVYTAFRYYRKLLTKLKRVPSAEIRNTRVRVPDYVKASLLARSYVKYRLNLI; encoded by the coding sequence ATGAAATCTCTATTTGACACCGTATCGAGAAGCTGTGCAAAGGTTGTAACTCAATCATATAGCACCTCATTTGCAAGCGCGACTAAAATGCTTGCACCCTGTATACGTCAGGACATTTATAACATTTATGGTTTTGTAAGATTTGCAGATGAGATTGTAGATTCTTTTCACGACTATGACAAGCCTACGCTATTCAAGCGTTTTGAAGAAGATCTTGAGCACGCGCTTACAGATAAAATAAGCCTCAACCCTATTCTCAACGCCTTTCAAGAGACCGTGCATAAATATGATATAGACCCTGCTCATATCGCATCGTTTATGAAAAGTATGCGCCTTGATCTCACAAAACTAGATTATCTCACAGATGCAGAGTACAAGGAATACATTTACGGAAGCGCAGATGTAGTAGGCCTTATGTGTCTTACCGTGTTTGTAAAAGGAGATAAAGAAAAATACGAAAGCCTTAGAGACAGCGCTATGAGCTTAGGTTCTGCCTTTCAAAAAGTAAACTTTTTACGTGACCTCAAGGCAGATTTTGAAGGATTAAGTCGCACCTACTTCCCTAATACAAATCTTGTAAATCTTGATGAAGCCTCTAAACAGCGTATTATCGAAGAGATAGAAGAAGACTTTACAAAAGGACTAGCAGGCATAAATAGACTGCCTATAGAAGCAAAGTTTGGGGTGTACACCGCTTTCCGTTATTATAGAAAATTACTCACAAAACTTAAACGCGTTCCCTCTGCCGAAATTAGGAACACAAGAGTGCGCGTACCAGACTACGTAAAGGCAAGTCTTCTTGCGCGTAGCTATGTAAAATATCGTTTAAACCTTATTTAA
- a CDS encoding phytoene desaturase family protein produces the protein MPKKIVIIGSGFSSLSAACYLAQAGNEVHLYEKNQTLGGRARQLKEEGFTFDMGPSWYWMPDIFEKFFGDFNKKVSDFYQLEKLDPAYYVWFKDEVVTIGDTLDKIATEFERIEPGSSPQLKKFIKNAGVNYDIAINDVVNKPGLSPFELVTPETAVRVNQFFKTISDDVRKSFKNEKLVSILEFPVLFLGAKPNNTPAFYRFMNYADFGLGTWHPKGGMHEVIKGMIKLAHSLGVKTHTSAGASKILVDQGKVQGIVANGETITADYVVSGADYHHSETLLDPPYRQYTEKYWDSRVFAPSSLLFYVGFDKKFDNVAHHNLFFDTDFDQHARTIYDDLAWPEEPLFYANFPSVSDETMAPEGKENGFFLIPIAPGVEDTQALRDQYFDIIMERLERLSGQNFRNHIIFKKSFCVDDFVSEYNSYKGNAYGMANTLKQTAFLRPNLRSKKVKNLYFTGQLTVPGPGVPPALISGKLVSQLISKSIK, from the coding sequence ATGCCTAAAAAGATTGTGATTATAGGATCTGGATTTTCATCCTTATCTGCTGCGTGTTATCTTGCTCAAGCTGGTAACGAGGTGCACCTTTATGAAAAAAATCAAACCCTAGGTGGTCGTGCCAGACAACTTAAAGAAGAAGGCTTTACATTTGATATGGGCCCTAGCTGGTACTGGATGCCAGACATCTTTGAAAAGTTTTTTGGAGATTTTAATAAGAAGGTTTCAGACTTTTACCAGTTAGAAAAGCTGGACCCTGCTTATTACGTGTGGTTTAAAGATGAAGTTGTAACCATAGGTGATACGCTAGATAAAATAGCTACAGAGTTTGAGCGTATAGAGCCAGGAAGCTCTCCTCAACTCAAAAAGTTTATAAAAAATGCTGGAGTCAACTATGACATTGCTATTAATGATGTAGTAAACAAGCCAGGCCTTTCTCCTTTTGAACTTGTAACTCCAGAAACGGCGGTACGCGTAAATCAGTTTTTTAAAACTATAAGTGATGATGTGCGCAAGTCTTTTAAAAATGAGAAGCTGGTTTCTATTTTAGAATTCCCGGTATTGTTTCTCGGAGCTAAACCTAACAACACACCTGCATTCTATCGTTTTATGAACTATGCAGATTTTGGCTTAGGGACTTGGCATCCTAAAGGTGGTATGCACGAGGTCATCAAAGGAATGATTAAGCTTGCGCACTCACTAGGAGTAAAAACTCATACAAGCGCTGGTGCCAGTAAAATTCTGGTAGATCAAGGAAAAGTACAAGGAATTGTAGCTAATGGGGAAACCATTACTGCAGATTATGTCGTAAGTGGAGCAGACTATCATCACAGTGAGACTTTGCTAGATCCACCGTATAGACAATACACAGAGAAGTACTGGGACAGCCGTGTATTTGCGCCGTCATCACTACTCTTTTATGTAGGTTTTGATAAAAAGTTTGATAACGTAGCTCATCACAACTTGTTCTTTGATACAGATTTTGACCAGCACGCAAGAACCATTTATGACGATCTTGCTTGGCCAGAAGAGCCTTTATTTTATGCAAATTTCCCATCGGTATCAGATGAGACAATGGCGCCAGAAGGTAAAGAAAATGGGTTTTTCTTAATCCCTATAGCTCCTGGAGTAGAAGATACGCAGGCACTACGTGATCAATATTTTGATATTATAATGGAAAGACTAGAGCGATTATCTGGTCAAAATTTCAGAAATCATATTATATTTAAGAAGTCTTTTTGTGTAGATGACTTTGTAAGTGAGTATAACAGCTATAAAGGAAATGCCTATGGAATGGCAAATACTTTGAAACAAACAGCTTTTCTTAGACCTAATTTAAGGAGTAAGAAAGTTAAAAATTTGTATTTTACTGGACAGTTAACGGTTCCAGGACCTGGCGTACCTCCAGCCCTCATATCTGGTAAGCTTGTATCACAATTAATAAGCAAATCAATTAAATAA
- a CDS encoding MerR family transcriptional regulator: protein MKNAVKTKFSIKDLESLSGIKAHTIRIWEKRYGLLEPQRTSTNIRTYALSDLQKLLNVVFLTENKFKISKIAKHSTKEIAALVAELVTETSAANENHAINSFKIAMMNFDQNLFHKTYNALNEDKPFVTIFYETFIPLLQEIGLLWQTDTINPSHEHFIFNLIKQKILINIEKTQINVPPLKDKTFALFLPENEIHELGLLFLNYELVANGYKVIYLGQSIMLSNLKYLSSNHPNLSFATYFTVQPLAEDIPAYFDEFNELFGNQKLNLYVLGAMTSKIDELSLPKNVHIMMSIREFVNVVKNKSATYA, encoded by the coding sequence ATGAAAAATGCCGTAAAGACAAAATTTAGCATTAAAGACTTAGAGAGTTTAAGTGGTATAAAAGCCCATACCATACGTATCTGGGAGAAAAGGTATGGTCTTCTTGAGCCACAGCGTACTTCTACAAATATTAGAACGTATGCCTTAAGCGACTTGCAAAAGCTTCTTAATGTTGTATTTCTTACAGAGAATAAATTCAAGATTTCTAAAATAGCAAAGCACTCCACAAAGGAAATTGCAGCGCTCGTGGCAGAGCTAGTAACCGAAACCAGTGCCGCAAATGAAAATCACGCTATCAATTCATTTAAGATAGCAATGATGAATTTTGATCAAAACTTATTTCACAAGACATATAATGCTCTTAATGAAGATAAGCCATTTGTCACCATTTTTTATGAGACGTTTATACCCTTACTACAAGAGATAGGGTTATTATGGCAAACGGATACGATAAACCCATCTCACGAGCATTTTATCTTTAACCTTATTAAGCAAAAGATTCTTATAAATATTGAAAAGACACAAATTAATGTGCCGCCTCTCAAGGATAAAACATTTGCACTTTTCTTACCAGAAAACGAGATACACGAGCTAGGTCTACTCTTTTTAAATTATGAACTTGTTGCAAATGGCTACAAGGTGATTTACTTAGGGCAGAGCATAATGTTATCAAACTTAAAGTACCTTTCTTCAAATCATCCTAACCTATCATTTGCAACGTATTTTACTGTACAGCCTCTGGCTGAAGATATACCTGCATATTTTGATGAGTTTAATGAGCTTTTTGGTAACCAGAAACTAAATTTATATGTTTTAGGAGCTATGACTAGTAAAATAGACGAGCTTAGCCTTCCTAAAAATGTGCATATAATGATGAGTATAAGAGAATTTGTAAATGTTGTAAAAAACAAGTCTGCTACATATGCCTAA
- a CDS encoding shikimate kinase has product MKIYLVGYMGSGKSTIGPLLAEVLSYKFIDFDTYITQKEGMSISEIFKNKGEIYFRKAESSYLQQLLEEESEQVVVALGGGTPCYGTNLQLLKDSDAQTVYLNWHFKTLAQRLWSAKEERPLIASMQSYEDLEDYVRKHLFERGFYYNQSDLVLKIEDQSPKDVLDSIQESLF; this is encoded by the coding sequence ATGAAAATATATCTAGTAGGTTATATGGGGTCTGGAAAATCAACCATAGGACCGCTACTTGCCGAAGTGCTTTCTTATAAATTTATAGATTTTGATACCTACATTACTCAAAAAGAGGGGATGAGTATCTCTGAGATTTTTAAAAATAAGGGAGAAATATATTTTAGAAAAGCAGAGTCTAGTTACTTACAACAACTTTTAGAAGAAGAATCTGAGCAGGTCGTTGTTGCATTAGGAGGAGGTACCCCTTGTTATGGTACAAATCTCCAGTTGTTAAAGGATAGTGATGCGCAAACGGTATATCTTAATTGGCACTTTAAAACACTTGCTCAACGTTTATGGTCTGCAAAAGAAGAGCGCCCTCTCATCGCTAGTATGCAATCTTATGAAGATCTAGAAGATTATGTTAGAAAGCACTTATTTGAAAGAGGTTTTTATTACAACCAGTCAGATCTAGTTCTAAAAATAGAAGATCAAAGTCCTAAAGACGTTTTAGATAGTATACAGGAGTCTTTATTCTAA
- a CDS encoding phosphoribosyltransferase family protein: MKVKLEKILDHTAIQHKTKRIAFQIYESNANEEEIILAGIADNGYKFAERLAKVLSEISPLQTKLCKVSMNKKKPLGTVETSMSPEEYKDKSVILIDDVLNSGTTLVYGVKHFLDVPLKRFKTAVLVNRNHKKYPVKADFKGISLSTSLNESVKVTFRKGNDTAVLE; this comes from the coding sequence ATGAAAGTTAAGTTGGAAAAAATACTAGATCACACAGCTATACAGCATAAAACAAAACGTATAGCGTTTCAGATTTACGAGAGTAATGCAAATGAAGAAGAGATCATACTTGCAGGTATAGCAGATAATGGCTACAAATTTGCAGAACGTCTAGCCAAAGTACTTTCTGAAATCTCACCTTTACAAACCAAGCTTTGTAAAGTATCTATGAATAAGAAAAAACCTTTAGGCACTGTAGAAACCAGTATGTCACCAGAGGAATATAAAGATAAATCTGTGATACTTATAGATGATGTACTAAACTCTGGTACAACGCTAGTATACGGTGTAAAGCATTTTCTTGATGTACCGCTCAAGAGATTTAAAACCGCAGTACTTGTAAATAGAAACCACAAAAAATACCCTGTTAAAGCAGACTTTAAAGGTATTTCTTTAAGTACTTCTCTCAATGAGTCTGTAAAAGTAACTTTTAGAAAAGGTAATGATACTGCTGTATTAGAATAA
- a CDS encoding RNA-binding S4 domain-containing protein, whose translation MRVDKYLWCVRYFKTRSIATAACKKGQVKMNGASVKPSRDVYPTDKISVRKNQVTYILEVLDLPESRLGAKLVGMYVQDHTPKENLEKLELLKYSKDYYRKKGSGRPTKKDRRDIDDIYNNDSFFSSDEEE comes from the coding sequence ATGCGAGTAGACAAATATTTATGGTGTGTGCGTTACTTTAAGACGCGATCTATAGCCACGGCTGCCTGTAAAAAAGGGCAGGTAAAAATGAATGGAGCTTCTGTAAAACCATCGCGAGATGTGTATCCTACAGACAAGATCTCTGTGCGAAAAAATCAAGTCACCTATATTCTTGAAGTTCTAGACCTACCAGAAAGTAGACTGGGGGCAAAACTAGTAGGAATGTATGTACAAGATCATACTCCAAAAGAAAATCTAGAAAAATTAGAACTTCTCAAATATTCAAAAGACTATTACCGCAAGAAGGGGTCTGGTAGACCTACTAAAAAAGATCGTAGAGATATAGATGATATATATAATAATGATTCCTTTTTTAGTAGTGACGAAGAGGAATAA